From a single Nanoarchaeota archaeon genomic region:
- a CDS encoding HD domain-containing protein encodes MEQKFQKIKEAVEKELSCSAHSMDHIMRVYNLCLHLAENESVDSDVLKAAALLHDIARVKEDNDSSGNTDHAVLSSAMAIPILRDVGFPIDKIRHIQNCIISHRYRTGSEPQTKEAQILFDADKLDILGSTGIARSFMIAGQYGEKIYSDTPVEDYVKDNLVGGKMNGRIKEMLKHAPNLEFETKIRHIPDKLYTKKAKEIGRQRLEFMTGFFERLKKEINGKL; translated from the coding sequence ATGGACCATATTATGCGCGTATATAATTTATGCTTACACCTTGCAGAAAATGAAAGTGTTGATTCAGATGTTCTGAAAGCTGCTGCTTTATTACACGATATCGCACGGGTTAAAGAAGATAATGATTCTTCTGGAAATACGGATCATGCAGTTTTAAGTTCGGCAATGGCAATTCCTATTCTTAGGGATGTGGGCTTTCCGATAGATAAAATAAGGCATATTCAAAATTGCATTATCTCTCATAGATACAGAACAGGAAGCGAACCACAAACAAAAGAAGCCCAAATTCTATTTGATGCCGATAAATTAGACATTCTTGGCTCAACCGGAATTGCACGGTCTTTTATGATAGCAGGACAGTATGGCGAAAAAATTTATTCGGATACTCCTGTTGAAGACTACGTTAAAGATAATCTTGTTGGCGGAAAAATGAATGGGCGGATTAAAGAAATGTTAAAACATGCTCCAAATCTTGAGTTTGAAACAAAAATTAGGCATATTCCCGATAAATTGTACACTAAAAAAGCAAAGGAAATTGGCAGACAAAGATTAGAATTTATGACCGGATTCTTTGAACGACTGAAAAAAGAAATAAACGGCAAATTATAG